The following nucleotide sequence is from Synechococcus sp. KORDI-52.
TCACGCAAACAATCCAGCTTCTCGTCGGTGACTTCACCCAAGATGCGGATGGCCAGACCTGGCCCCGGGAAGGGATGGCGGCGCACGATCTCCTCGGGCAGGCCGAGGCTGCGGCCCACCTTGCGCACTTCGTCCTTGAACAGCTTGCGCAGGGGCTCCACCAACTTGAACTGAAGATCCTTGGGAAGACCGCCCACGTTGTGATGGCTCTTGATCTTCACAGCAACCCGCTCGCCGGTCTTGGGATCGACATTGGTGCCAGCGCTTTCGATCACATCGGGGTAAAGCGTGCCCTGGGCCAGGTAATCGAAGGGTCCAAGCCGCTTGCTCTCCTCTTCGAACACCCGAATGAACTCGGTGCCGATGATCTTGCGCTTCTCCTCCGGATCGGTGATGCCCTTCAGCTTGCTGATGAACCGCTGGCGCGCATTGATGTACTCCACATGGATGTTGAACTTCCGGTCGAAGAAGTCCATGAGGAACTCGGGCTCACCCTTCCGCATGAAGCCCTGGTCGATGAACATGCAGGTGAGCTGATCACCGATCGCTTTCTTCAGCAGAAAGGCGAGGGTGGATGAATCCACACCGCCGGAGAGGGCCAGCAAGACGCGCTTGTCGCCCACCTGCTCCCGCACCAGGCCAACGGCCTCGTCAATGAACGCCGCGGTGGTCCAATCCGGATCACAACCGCAAACGTGATAAACGAAATTGCGGATCAGGGCCATGCCGCAGGTGGAATGCACCACCTCGGGGTGGAACTGAACGCCGTAGAGCTTGCGCTGCAGGTGCGCCACCGCCGCCTCCGGTGTGTTGGCCGTGTGGGCCAGGCGCACGAAACCCTCGGGCAGCGCCTTCACCGAGTCGCCATGGCTCATCCACATCGTCGAACCGTTGTCGACATTGGTGAGCAGATCCGTGGGGTCATCAACCTCAAGGGGTGCTTTGCCGTATTCGGCCTTGCCGGTGGCGGCCTCCACCACACCACCCAGCTGCTGCACCATCAGCTGCATCCCGTAGCAAACCCCCAGCACGGGGATGCCCAGATCCCAGATGCCGGGATCGCACAGGGGCGCATGTTCTGCGTACACCGAACTGGGGCCACCGCTGAGGATGATTCCCTTCGGGGCCATGCGCCGCAGCTCTTCCGCCGACGTGCTGTAACCGAGCACCACCGAAAACACCTCGGTCTCCCGCACACGGCGGGCGATCAGCTCGGAATACTGCGAGCCGAAATCAAGGATGACGATGGCCGGCTGACGCTGACCGTCGGAGGAGTACTGGGACATCAATCCGGAAATGTGTCGCCTTGCGACAACCGTCAATCCATCAGCGTAAAGAAGCGCTTCACCGCCACCGGTCCTAGCCAGCGCAGGCTGCGGCTCCGATCGAACAGCGCCGCACCGATCCGCATCGTCCAGTCGCCGTAGCGGGCCACATAGACCTGACTGCGCCGCTCCACCGTCGCGGCCAGATGCTGGCCGAGGGCGCTGGACTGATCAGCCTCCAACGCCTGGAAGGCCTCCTCAACGGATGCTGCACCACGAAGCTGCAGCAACTGGGCCGCCGGCAGGCCGGCATCCAGCCCCAGTGCCACCAGCACCTCCAAACGGCCATCGGCCAGGTGGTGATGGGTATGAAAAATGCCGCCGGCCAGCTTGATCAATTTGCCGTGGTAACCGATCAGCAGCAGATCGCGAACACTGGCCTCCGCCGCGGCCACCAGCACCGGCCCGACCCAGTTCCCCACCTTGAGCACGGGCCCCAGACCCTGCTGACGGGCCAGATCCAATCCGTTCTCTCCAATCACCAGCACGAGGCGTCCCTGAAAGGCCGGTTCTCCAGCGAGTGCCTGCAGCTCTGCAAGCACCTGCTGCAATTGATCCGGTGCCGCGCTGCGCTGCACCTCCGCCTGGGTGCCGATCAAGGCGAGACCATCCACAACGCCGAAGGCAGCATTGCTGGTGCGTTGGGCCAAACTGCGCCCCAACGGAAGAATCGGTTGCACCAGCAGGCCCCGGCCCGGCGTCAACAGAGGCAGCAGATTGCGCTCCAACAGCTCACGGGCGAAGCCGGAGAGGCAAATGTCTCCCTCAGGGCCAAACCGACCCACCCCTTCTCCGGCCTGCAGCTCGAGCACCGGCTGGGATGAGGCGATCCAGGCCACCCGCACCCAGATTTCGAGATCCCGCGTCAGATCCAGGCCAGGCCCTGGATCACAACGGCTGATTCCCAGGGCCTGGCCATCCGCCAAGGGAGCTGCCGAACAAACCGGCACCTGCAGCAAGGGTTGATCCGACCCCTGGTTCAACTGCTGCTCAGCGTTAAACGGTTCACCAAGCAACACCTGCAAGGCAGCCTTGGCCGCCGCCGCCACCCACACCGGCAGGGTCAATCCGGGGCTGGAGAGGGCGATGGGACCAGACAAGCTGTTTTCTAGAGTCGCCGATTGGCATCCCCCGCGCCATGCAGGACAAGCTCACCCTGATGATTCCGGGCCCCACCCCGGTGCCGGAAACGGTGCTGAAGGCCATGGGTCGTCACCCCATCGGCCATCGCAGCGGGGAGTTCCAGGCCATCGTGCGACGCACCACCGAACAGCTCAAGTGGCTGCACCAGACGACGAGCGACGTGCTGGTGATCACCGGAAGCGGAACAGCTGCCATGGAGGCGGGAATCATCAACACCCTCAGCCGCGGCGACAAGGTGCTCTGCGGCGACAACGGCAAGTTCGGCGAACGCTGGGTCAAGGTCGCCCGCGCCTACGGACTTGACGTCGAGGTGATCAAAGCGGAGTGGGGCCAACCTCTCGATCCGGAAGCCTTCCGCTCGGCGTTGGAAGCCGACAGCGCTAAAGCGATCAAAGCCGTGATCCTCACCCACTCGGAAACCTCAACAGGGGTGATCAATGACCTGGAGAGCATTGCCCGTCACGTGAAGGCCCACGGAACGGCCCTAACCCTGGCGGACTGCGTCACCAGCCTGGGTGCCACCAACGTGCCCATGGACGCCTGGGGACTGGATGTGGTGGCTTCAGGCGCACAAAAGGGCTACATGCTTCCCCCGGGCCTCAGTTTTGTGGCCATGAGCGCACGGGCCTGGGAAGCCTACGAGCGCTCCGATCTGCCCAAGTTTTATCTGGATCTGGGCCCCTACCGGAAAACAGCGGCGAAGGACAGCAACCCCTTCACCCCCGCGGTGAACCTCTACTTCGGCCTGGAAGCTGCTCTGGACATGATGCAGAAGGAAGGCCTGGAGGCGATTTTTGCCCGTCACGCCCGCCATCGCGCTGCCGCCCAGGCAGGCATGAAGGCGATTGGCCTGCCCCTGTTTGCCGCCGAGGGTTGCGGCAGCCCAGCCATCACAGCAGTGGCCCCCGAAAGCATCGATGCCGAACAGTTGCGCAAAGCCGTAAAGGAAAAATTCGACATTCTTCTCGCTGGTGGACAAGATCATCTCAAAGGTCAGGTGTTCCGCATCGGCCATCTCGGCTATGTCTGCGACCGGGATGTATTGACCGCCGTCGCTGCGATTGAAGCCACCCTTCAATCCCTTGGCCTGCACAAAGGCAGCATGGGTGCGGGGGTCGCTGCAGCATCAGCGGCGCTTGGCTAGAACACAGGTGGTGAGAGCGATCTCGCCCCGCTGCGGGTGTAATTCAGTGGTAGAATGTCAGCTTCCCAAGCTGAACGTCGCCGGTTCGAGTCCGGTCACCCGCTTGAAGAAACTTCGGATCAACCTCAGGAGCGAGGTTTGATCAATTGAAGAACCTGAGGTCCGGTACATCCAGCGCGACGTTCCTGTCCCAAAGCCTGCAATATCAAAGAAGCCGCTTCATTGATCCGACCATCCTCTGCACATTGACGAGCACTTGCAAACAAGGCTTTAGATGCTGATTCGTGGTCCTGACGTTGTTGAGCAGCCGTCTCTGATAGTTTTGTTGTCGTAAGCATCAGGGCCAACGTTCGAATCCCCTTATCAACAACATAGTAGCCCTAGTTGATATTTAGACCATCTCAGAAGCCAAATTCGGAGTTGCTGAACAACAACCGTTCGATGGCTTGAATTCAGGTCAGGTCCCCGGCTCTTCAGCGTTGCCCCCCAGATCCGCAATCCGGTCGCGCAGCTGAGAACATCGACGTTGATCGCCCTTGGCTTCAGCGAGCGCGAGCGCAAACTCCAACTTCTCGAGCTGATGTCCACCTTCGAGAAAGCCTGACCGGGTCCAGATGGTCATGCCATGCAAGGTGCGAGAAGCACAAGCATTGGAGGCAGGGATGGTGGTCGCCATGGTTGCCTTTCTTTTTATTTTGGCACCGTGCACCACCCCTACGCGACATCGCAGCTCAGCTCTGTTTCGTCCTCCTGACCCCAGGACTCGTTCTGAGCAGGCTCATCAGGCAGACCAGCCTCTGACGTCGGAGCCGTGATGTCCAAAAGCTCACGCGTTTCGCGCAACAGGGCTTCAACACCCTCCAGGGTGGAGATCTCTTCATCCGGCACAGCATTCAGATCCTTTTGCTGCTGGCGCAGTTGAAGTTCAAGCGCTTGCTGACGCTGTTCCAGTTTCACCAAACGCTGCGATAGAGCTGTGATGGTTTGAGCGAGATCTTCCGCAGTGCGGGTGATCCGAAAGGACACGGAGGATGTCATCACCGAAAACCTGGTGGTTGCGCTGATGACAACACAGGAGCGCCGTTGTCTCAAGATCAAGCTGACCTGACGCGATCGAGACTGATGCCTTCAATGGTGACGCTGGGGCTGTACCTGCTGGCTGGAACTGCCATCGGACTGCTGGCTTTACTCAGCGGCATTCCCGCTGCTCCTCTGGCGGGGGCCTTGCTGGGTGCTGGCATCGTCAGCATGAGCGGTCAACTGGAAGCAGCCACATGGCCACCGGGAACACGCACGGTTCTTCAAATCGGCATCGGCACCGTGATCGGAACCGGCCTAACTCGCACCTCTTTGGAGCAATTGCAAGTTTTGTGGAAACCAGCGGTTCTGATCACCCTGGCACTGGTGCTGACGGGACTGGTCGTCGGACTGTGGAGCAGCCGTTTGCTCGGCATTGATCCCATCGTGGCCTTGCTGGGAGCAGCGCCAGGAGGCATCAGTGGTATGAGCCTGGTGGGTGCGGAATTCGGCGTGGGCGCTGCGGTGGCGGCCCTCCACGCTGTTCGGCTGATCACGGTGCTGCTGGTGCTGCCGTTGGTGGTGCGGCTGATCGTGCCCTCGACAGCTGGGAGCTGATCGATACCTTGGAATTACTTACTAACACTGTTATGGGTCCCATCAGGTCATCGCTGGTTCTCTCCGCCGCGGCCCTGATCGGTGCTTTGGGCAGTGTCAGTCCCACCGTCAACGCGGCTGAAGCCACCGAGGAGAAGGGCGCCAAGATCTACTGCTTCATGCGTTCCAGCGGCAACGACCACACGGTCAGCTGGAATGCCGCATACGCCGTGATCAAACGCCAGGGCAGTGGCATGTTCAAAACATCTCCCGAGCATGCCTCGGTGATGATTACAGAAGCCGTCGTCAAAGACCCCGGCAATTTCCCCGACTGTGGCCAGTTCCTTGGTGATCTGTTCGGCGGGAACACCCAACCAGCCAACGCCGCCACCCTTGGACAGTCCTCATCCATCCCCAGCAGCACCGACGACACAACGCGCTACAGCTACTGATCACTCAGGGCTTCTGGGTCTGACCCTTCTGGCTGCCGTGTTGCTGGCAGGCTGCCAAACCGAACAGCCCTCAAAACCACCTTCCAAC
It contains:
- a CDS encoding DUF6554 family protein; protein product: MGPIRSSLVLSAAALIGALGSVSPTVNAAEATEEKGAKIYCFMRSSGNDHTVSWNAAYAVIKRQGSGMFKTSPEHASVMITEAVVKDPGNFPDCGQFLGDLFGGNTQPANAATLGQSSSIPSSTDDTTRYSY
- the guaA gene encoding glutamine-hydrolyzing GMP synthase; the protein is MSQYSSDGQRQPAIVILDFGSQYSELIARRVRETEVFSVVLGYSTSAEELRRMAPKGIILSGGPSSVYAEHAPLCDPGIWDLGIPVLGVCYGMQLMVQQLGGVVEAATGKAEYGKAPLEVDDPTDLLTNVDNGSTMWMSHGDSVKALPEGFVRLAHTANTPEAAVAHLQRKLYGVQFHPEVVHSTCGMALIRNFVYHVCGCDPDWTTAAFIDEAVGLVREQVGDKRVLLALSGGVDSSTLAFLLKKAIGDQLTCMFIDQGFMRKGEPEFLMDFFDRKFNIHVEYINARQRFISKLKGITDPEEKRKIIGTEFIRVFEEESKRLGPFDYLAQGTLYPDVIESAGTNVDPKTGERVAVKIKSHHNVGGLPKDLQFKLVEPLRKLFKDEVRKVGRSLGLPEEIVRRHPFPGPGLAIRILGEVTDEKLDCLRDADLIVRQEIKEAGLYHDIWQAFAVLLPVRSVGVMGDKRTYAWPIVLRCVSSEDGMTADWSRLPYDLMETISNRIVNEVKGVNRVVLDITSKPPGTIEWE
- a CDS encoding AbrB family transcriptional regulator; the encoded protein is MTRSRLMPSMVTLGLYLLAGTAIGLLALLSGIPAAPLAGALLGAGIVSMSGQLEAATWPPGTRTVLQIGIGTVIGTGLTRTSLEQLQVLWKPAVLITLALVLTGLVVGLWSSRLLGIDPIVALLGAAPGGISGMSLVGAEFGVGAAVAALHAVRLITVLLVLPLVVRLIVPSTAGS
- the cbiD gene encoding cobalt-precorrin-5B (C(1))-methyltransferase CbiD; amino-acid sequence: MSGPIALSSPGLTLPVWVAAAAKAALQVLLGEPFNAEQQLNQGSDQPLLQVPVCSAAPLADGQALGISRCDPGPGLDLTRDLEIWVRVAWIASSQPVLELQAGEGVGRFGPEGDICLSGFARELLERNLLPLLTPGRGLLVQPILPLGRSLAQRTSNAAFGVVDGLALIGTQAEVQRSAAPDQLQQVLAELQALAGEPAFQGRLVLVIGENGLDLARQQGLGPVLKVGNWVGPVLVAAAEASVRDLLLIGYHGKLIKLAGGIFHTHHHLADGRLEVLVALGLDAGLPAAQLLQLRGAASVEEAFQALEADQSSALGQHLAATVERRSQVYVARYGDWTMRIGAALFDRSRSLRWLGPVAVKRFFTLMD
- a CDS encoding alanine--glyoxylate aminotransferase family protein translates to MQDKLTLMIPGPTPVPETVLKAMGRHPIGHRSGEFQAIVRRTTEQLKWLHQTTSDVLVITGSGTAAMEAGIINTLSRGDKVLCGDNGKFGERWVKVARAYGLDVEVIKAEWGQPLDPEAFRSALEADSAKAIKAVILTHSETSTGVINDLESIARHVKAHGTALTLADCVTSLGATNVPMDAWGLDVVASGAQKGYMLPPGLSFVAMSARAWEAYERSDLPKFYLDLGPYRKTAAKDSNPFTPAVNLYFGLEAALDMMQKEGLEAIFARHARHRAAAQAGMKAIGLPLFAAEGCGSPAITAVAPESIDAEQLRKAVKEKFDILLAGGQDHLKGQVFRIGHLGYVCDRDVLTAVAAIEATLQSLGLHKGSMGAGVAAASAALG